The following proteins are co-located in the Solanum pennellii chromosome 8, SPENNV200 genome:
- the LOC107028219 gene encoding uncharacterized protein LOC107028219: MNFLEVVVQVENRGSTAVYLKESFLHALPGRYGLVIRIAPLSTKVIAAHTFFARNKSFGRPSTVEVHINGKFIQRLTPQTFVHFPKIIVDNGFTDGDGSIIRVIHPQRPLELSRLRVFNFLAMGFKERKEVWIVKK; the protein is encoded by the exons ATGAACTTTCTAGAAGTGGTGGTCCAGGTAGAAAACCGGGGCAGCACTGCTGTCTATCTGAAGGAGAGTTTCCTTCATGCACTTCCAGGACGATACGGACTTGTGATCCGAATCGCCCCGTTGAGCACAAAGGTTATCGCGGCGCATACCTTCTTTGCCCGCAATAAGTCCTTTGGTAGGCCCTCTACAGTAGAGGTTCATATAAACGGGAAATTTATTCAGCGATTGACTCCACAGACGTTCGTACATTTCCCAAAGATCATCGTTGACAATGGTTTTACTGATGGAGACGGATCAATCATCCGTGTGATTCATCCCCAACGACCTCTTGAGCTCTCTCGTCTAAG GGTCTTCAACTTTCTTGCTATGGGAtttaaagaaagaaaggaggtgTGGATTGTGAAGAAGTAA